The Streptomyces uncialis genomic interval CCGGTATCCGGCGTCGGCCGCCGCGAGGACGGCGGGGAGCACCCCGCGCACCGGACGGACCCGGCCGTCCAGGCCCAGCTCACCGACCATCACCAGGTCGGCGAGGACCTTGGGGTCGACGCGTTCGGCGGCGCCGAGCACCGCGCTGGCCACGGCGAGGTCGAAGCCGCTGCCGCCTTTGGGCACGGACGCGGGGCTCAGCCCGACCGTGAGCTTCTTCTGGGGCCACTGGGCGCCGGAGTTCGAAGCTTCCCTGATGCTTGAGTGAGTTCAAGCGTCAGGAGTGACAGAAGTTGAGTACGTGGCAAGTGGTGCGGGTGCCGGATCCAGGTCGGTGGGGGACGCTGCCGACTGAGGGCGTTCTGGGGGTGCGGGATCTGCCGGAGGCGGTGGCCCGGATCGGGCTGAAGCCGGGTGATCCAGTGTTCGTACGGCCGGACGGAATGGTTGATGCGGGTCTTCTGGATTTCGTTCGGTCGAACACGTTCCGGAATATGGAGCGGGAATCCAAGCGGAACTATTCGACGGATATGCGTCTGCTGCTGGATTTCCTGTCGTCGCGGGATGTCGAGTGGCGGCAGGCGACCCAGCAGGATCTGGATGACTTCCGGGACTGGCGGTGTGACGCGCCGGAGAACCCGGAGCAGATCAGCGGGACGAAATGGAATCGGGAGGCGGCCGCTTTCACCAAGCTGTTCAAGTGGGGGAAGGTAAGCCCGCTGCCGGTGGATGTGTCGCGGCGGGAGGACCGGGCGGCGGACTCGGTCAGCTCGCGGGTGTCGTGGCTGACGCCGCGGACCTGGGGTCTGTGGTCGGACATCGGGCTCCGTGGTCACACCCGGGCTGGTCTCCCGGAGCAGGGGTGGGATTCGCGGACGGAGATACGGAACACGAGCTTCGTGCAGCTGCTGCTGTCTTCGGCTCTTCGGCGGCAGGAGGGCGGGTCGCTGCTGGTCTTCGAGCTGCCGACCCAACGCCTTCGGCACGGCCAGTACTGCCACGGCCGGATAGCCGGGGCGGTGACGCGGTCGAAGAACAGCCGGGTGTTCTACGCCTCGGTGGACGCGGTCGGCCAGGTCGAGGCATACATCGAGTCCGAGCGGGCCTGGGCCATCGCGCGGGCCCATGCGGCGGGCCGCTACGAGCGGCTTCCCGAGATGCACTTGATCACCCGGGTGACCAGCGGACTGAAGCCGAAGGTCGAGTGGGTCGACCGGAACGGCGTCATCGGTGAGAGAGAACTGTCCCGGCTGGACTGGATGGAACGGCAGTCGCTGTTCCTGGAGGGACCGGATGGTCCGGAGCCCGCCTATCTGTGGCTGACCGAGCAGGGCCTGCCGATGGCGCCCGACAGGTGGAACGGGGTCTTCAGGACAGCGAACCTGCGCTGCGAGAAGGTCCTGCTCACAGAGAAGGAGCGGACGGTCTCCCGGGACTTCCGGCTGGCGGAGGTGCGGGGCAAGAGCCCGTATGCCACCCCGCACTCAGCCCGACACTCGGCCGCCCTTTACCTGCTGATCGTGCTGAACCAGCTCATGGAAACCCGCTACGGCCTCACGAAGAAGGAGAGGCGGGACTTCGCTCTGCTGTTCGGCGATCCGTGGTGGCTGGTCAAGACGATCCTGGGTCACGCGGACGTGGAAACCACGAAACGCCACTATCTTGCGCCCGTTGCGCATCTGCAGCTGGAGTCGATCCTGGCCATGGCGGAGAGAGACGACGGTGAGGATCCGCAGGTCGAGGATCTGGACGGCGTCTTCGCGCGTCTTGCCCGGGAGACGGCCGGGATCCAGGACATCGACAGCCTCCTCGGGGCGGCGTCGTGAGCGGGCGGGGACGCAAGGCGGTCCTGCCGCCTGCCGGTCACCAGGTCGAGCCTCCGCTGGCTCAGGAGGGGCTGATGGTGGCGGTAGTGAACAAGGCTGGGTTCAACAAGGAGTTCGACTTCGCCCAGCTGTCGGCTCCTGAGGCGATGCAGCGCGCGCTGGCTGCCGCGTTTGCCACGCGGTCCCGGAGCTGGAACAGCCACCTCACCGCGATCACCTGCTGGGACAAGATCGTGATCTTTG includes:
- a CDS encoding integrase, producing MERESKRNYSTDMRLLLDFLSSRDVEWRQATQQDLDDFRDWRCDAPENPEQISGTKWNREAAAFTKLFKWGKVSPLPVDVSRREDRAADSVSSRVSWLTPRTWGLWSDIGLRGHTRAGLPEQGWDSRTEIRNTSFVQLLLSSALRRQEGGSLLVFELPTQRLRHGQYCHGRIAGAVTRSKNSRVFYASVDAVGQVEAYIESERAWAIARAHAAGRYERLPEMHLITRVTSGLKPKVEWVDRNGVIGERELSRLDWMERQSLFLEGPDGPEPAYLWLTEQGLPMAPDRWNGVFRTANLRCEKVLLTEKERTVSRDFRLAEVRGKSPYATPHSARHSAALYLLIVLNQLMETRYGLTKKERRDFALLFGDPWWLVKTILGHADVETTKRHYLAPVAHLQLESILAMAERDDGEDPQVEDLDGVFARLARETAGIQDIDSLLGAAS